One part of the Deltaproteobacteria bacterium genome encodes these proteins:
- the fliE gene encoding flagellar hook-basal body complex protein FliE, translating to MKDISTLEGFKPISGLKPLGGNRDLLNETDGTDSGEKTPFVDFLKDRLSQVNDLGLDADKKMESALLGEEVNPHATMIAMQKADIAFSLLLSVKQRLETAYQTLIRMPIG from the coding sequence ATGAAGGACATTTCGACATTAGAAGGCTTTAAACCGATTAGTGGGCTAAAGCCCCTGGGTGGCAATAGGGATCTGCTGAATGAGACCGATGGAACGGATTCTGGAGAAAAGACGCCCTTTGTGGATTTTCTTAAGGACAGACTCTCGCAGGTTAACGATTTAGGCCTCGACGCAGATAAGAAAATGGAAAGTGCGCTGCTGGGCGAGGAGGTAAATCCGCACGCGACTATGATTGCCATGCAAAAGGCCGACATAGCTTTTAGCCTTTTACTAAGCGTCAAGCAGCGCCTGGAAACCGCCTATCAGACGCTAATAAGAATGCCAATAGGATAG
- the flgC gene encoding flagellar basal body rod protein FlgC → MFSTIFDIAANAMSANRLRINTIASNIANAETTQTKEGGPYKRRDVVFAATDVDTKEAFSNTLDQATLKGVKVAAVTKDDKPPRMIYDPGHPDADPLTGMVAMPNVNPVTEMVNLLTASAAYKAASEVVNVTKDLAAAVRRLGERV, encoded by the coding sequence ATGTTTAGTACAATCTTTGACATTGCTGCAAACGCAATGAGCGCGAACCGGCTTCGCATAAACACTATTGCGAGCAATATTGCCAATGCTGAAACTACGCAGACAAAGGAAGGCGGGCCGTATAAGCGAAGAGACGTAGTGTTTGCAGCAACCGATGTAGACACCAAGGAGGCGTTTAGCAATACACTCGATCAGGCAACTCTTAAAGGTGTAAAAGTGGCTGCTGTGACTAAGGACGATAAGCCACCTAGAATGATCTATGATCCCGGGCACCCGGACGCAGATCCACTTACCGGCATGGTGGCAATGCCCAACGTGAATCCAGTAACGGAAATGGTGAACTTACTAACGGCGAGTGCTGCATATAAAGCCGCATCGGAAGTAGTCAATGTGACGAAGGATCTAGCGGCAGCAGTTAGGCGGCTAGGCGAAAGAGTGTAG
- the flgB gene encoding flagellar basal body rod protein FlgB translates to MKLFDESYSAMEKALDLRFKRHTVLASNIANTETPNFRAREVDFAGELKKAVDGAQQALAKTNPGHMDVTSAEGNSHIVYDNATAMGADGNNVDLDIAMGKISENARTYSGVANYLSMKLRLLRQVTRGGTGGV, encoded by the coding sequence ATGAAACTATTTGATGAAAGTTATTCAGCAATGGAGAAGGCGCTGGATCTAAGATTCAAGCGCCATACGGTGCTAGCAAGTAATATTGCCAATACCGAAACGCCAAATTTTCGAGCGCGAGAGGTAGATTTTGCTGGAGAATTAAAGAAGGCAGTAGACGGGGCTCAGCAAGCTCTCGCGAAGACAAATCCGGGACACATGGACGTTACGTCCGCTGAGGGGAACTCGCACATTGTATACGATAATGCTACTGCCATGGGAGCGGATGGAAATAATGTGGATTTAGACATTGCGATGGGTAAGATTTCCGAAAATGCGCGAACCTATTCGGGCGTTGCGAATTATTTATCGATGAAACTTAGATTACTTCGGCAAGTAACTCGCGGTGGAACGGGAGGCGTATAG
- a CDS encoding sigma-54-dependent Fis family transcriptional regulator, whose translation MSERARIIIVDDEVQMLLAMETVLIRLGHEVRKCNSAAQALELLALGEVDLLISDLKMPEVTGIELLSRCAKLYPRLPVVIITAYGTIGQAVEAMKNGAFDFITKPFSAEDLEAVVARVINPPKINPKKGSLIEDHTREVAIISKDPSLRRVLEIATTVARSRASVLIQGESGTGKELIAKLIHTSSDRADGPFVAVNCAALPGSLLESELFGHEKGAFTGAISSKMGKFECANGGTILLDEISEMEAVLQAKLLRILQEREVDRVGGQKPIPVDVRVIATTNRDIRQSIRKGEFREDLYYRLNVIPLFVPPLRERRGDIPLLVEHFIRKYSKSSPRKVSKALTEKLEKYHWPGNVRELQNACERAVLLSFGNELEAEHFFVGSIPSPQAAGDEELHLQSGMSVAEAEKKLILETLRANGNNRTKAAELLGISIRTLRNKLHEYGESSKDSGID comes from the coding sequence ATGTCTGAAAGAGCGCGCATTATAATCGTAGATGACGAAGTACAAATGCTTCTCGCTATGGAGACGGTGTTGATAAGGCTAGGGCACGAAGTTAGGAAATGCAATAGCGCGGCTCAGGCTCTGGAGCTGTTGGCGCTGGGCGAAGTGGATCTACTAATCTCAGATTTGAAAATGCCAGAGGTTACGGGAATTGAGCTTTTAAGCAGATGTGCAAAACTGTATCCGCGGCTGCCGGTAGTGATAATTACGGCGTATGGCACTATAGGGCAAGCTGTGGAGGCTATGAAAAATGGCGCATTTGATTTCATCACCAAACCTTTTTCGGCCGAGGATCTCGAGGCAGTTGTCGCACGAGTAATAAATCCGCCCAAAATAAATCCCAAAAAAGGCAGTCTTATTGAGGATCACACTAGGGAAGTAGCAATTATTTCTAAAGATCCCAGCTTGCGAAGAGTGCTCGAGATCGCGACTACCGTGGCACGTAGCCGAGCCAGTGTCCTCATACAGGGCGAATCTGGGACTGGTAAGGAGCTCATTGCTAAACTAATTCATACGAGTAGCGATCGCGCCGATGGACCGTTTGTAGCCGTCAACTGTGCAGCTTTGCCGGGGAGCTTATTAGAGAGTGAGCTGTTTGGACATGAAAAGGGCGCGTTTACAGGGGCGATAAGTTCCAAAATGGGAAAGTTCGAGTGTGCCAATGGCGGCACTATATTGCTGGACGAGATTTCGGAGATGGAGGCGGTGTTGCAAGCAAAGTTGTTGCGCATTCTTCAAGAGCGAGAGGTAGATCGCGTAGGTGGTCAAAAGCCAATTCCAGTCGATGTTAGAGTAATTGCTACGACTAATCGCGATATTCGACAGTCGATAAGGAAGGGAGAGTTTCGGGAGGATCTGTATTATCGACTAAATGTCATTCCACTGTTCGTACCACCACTGCGTGAACGTCGAGGAGATATTCCGCTGCTAGTGGAGCACTTTATAAGAAAATACTCTAAATCTTCTCCCAGGAAGGTCAGTAAAGCGCTAACGGAAAAACTTGAAAAGTATCACTGGCCGGGAAATGTGCGCGAGTTGCAAAATGCCTGCGAACGCGCAGTGTTGCTTTCATTTGGCAATGAACTCGAGGCTGAGCACTTTTTTGTGGGCTCAATTCCCAGCCCGCAAGCGGCCGGAGATGAGGAGCTGCATCTGCAGTCCGGCATGTCGGTAGCAGAGGCAGAGAAAAAATTAATATTGGAAACACTTAGAGCCAATGGGAACAACAGGACTAAAGCTGCAGAGCTGCTAGGAATTAGCATTAGGACTCTTAGAAATAAGCTTCACGAGTACGGTGAAAGTAGTAAAGATAGTGGCATTGATTGA